AACGGGGCTTTTTAAGAAACAGAATGACGACTCTAACAGGCTGCGGGCATGTGTTCACCAGCGCCAGCCTGCATGTGTTCATCATTTTTTCGCGCAGGACAAACTGGTGATGGAATCCGTTTTTAAACGCGCTAGAGAGTGCGAATCTCCACCTTCCATCCGGATTCATCCGGCTCAGCATAACTGTAATGCCCTTTGGCCAGCGGGCCGGGATTGATGATCCGGCTGCTGCCGATGGTGTCGATGCCCCGGCCTTCGTGAATGTGGCCGCAAAAAACCAGTTCCGGCTGTCGCATTTCGATAAAGCGCCGTATGCTTTGGCTGCCAACATGTTTGCCGAAGAGAATGCGGTCATTCAGAGTGTGGAAGGGGGGCTGATGGATCAACAGCAACAGCGGAAGATCCGTTGCAAGGAGATGAACCGCGCGCTCCAATCCTTGCGCGAACTCGGCATCATCCGCTTCGTTGGGCGTGGGAACCGGACCGGGCAGGGCTTTGCCCATTCCTGCCAGCGCGAAATCCGGCAACAGGTGATAACTCTGGTGGACGCTGATTCCCTCTTCGACCAAATACACCTCCACATCCGGATGGTCGCAGTTGCCGGATACGGCGAACACCTGGGGACAGCGGCTGCGCACTTTATCGATCACAGCACGAGCCTGTTCAGCGTGGCCAAAGTGGGTGAGGTCGCCGCTGATGAGCGTGCAATCGACCTCCCCGCAGTGGTCAAACACCCGGTCGATGTTCTTGACATCGCCGTGAACGTCGGTTATGCCAGTCACTTTCATGGATCATTCTCTCGTTAGCGCACTCGCTGAATGCTGCGATGAATATTTTTCATCAGCCCTTCTTCCATCTCGGGCGACCAGGGCCACCATCCGTAATAGATCATCGAGTCTTTCGCCTCGTAGCCGCCCTCTTCGAGAACGCGGCGGGAGGGAACGTAGGCGAACACATCGTTGCTATAGCCTACGGTCCACAGCCGGACCGGCTGCTCGATCTCCTTTTGCAGCCGCAGCGCATAATCCACCAGCACCTCTCCGGCCAGAGCGACGATCAGCAGCGAGTCCCCCACTTTTATCGTTTGAATCGGGTAGTGATAGGTTGGGTTCAATTTGCCTTTTTTATTCATGAGCGCCAGCAGTCGTTCTGCATTGGCCCTAATGTATTTGTCCGGATCCTGTTTTTTGGCCAGCAGTTCGTCGCGGCTGGGCGGAGTGGACAGCGGCAGTTCAGCATAGCTGAACTGGGATTTGAGCCGGCCGTGCAGCGGTTGCAGTGGGTGAGTGAGCGCTTTTTGCACAGCCGCGGACAGGGATAGACCGTGCTGCTGGGCGAGCTCCAGGGTGCCGCGGGGATGGGGATTGGTGTCGCCGGCAAACCCGTTCATGAACAGCGCGAGGGCGCCGGGAAATTTTTCCTGCAGATCCTTTTGTGCGACGCCGGCGTAATCGCCGTGAATGAGATAGTTGTTGCCCTGCAGCGTGGTGTTGTGGCAGGTGTAGCCGAACAGCAGAGCGGTCAGCTTCCCCTGTTCATCCACGATTTTCACCACCGGGACGCTGTGGTCCACCGGGCCCTGCGGATTGACGCCGATGACATAGCCCTGTTCCTGAAGCAGCCGGCGGTTGACGCCGAAATCCGCCTGGCCGCGGCCGAACGACAGCCGCGCCGGCCGCATGGCAGCGAGCGCCTGGCCCACCAGGTCGACGTAGCGCGGCTGCAATCCCTCGGCATAGGCTTCTATATCCGCGTTCTGCTGCTCGTTGGTGGCGTACATGAGGCTGAGAGAATTACGAATGGCCGGTCCACCGTGGGTATGAGAAAAAGTGAACAGGATTTCATCCCGTTTCAATCCATGGCGTAGCCTGATCTTTTTGGCAATGGCTTCGGTCAACTCGGCTGGAAATCCAAGCAGGTCGCTGGTGAGGATCACCATGCGCCGGCCGCGTTGGTCCTGCAACGCCAAAGCTTTGGCGTACAGATCCAGACCAACGCCCTGCGATGGTTGGGTTCTCGCGGCATAACCCGCCATCCACATGGGCTTTTCCGGGGTGATGCACATAGCGGCCACGCCGGCGCGCCATTCGTGATCGCTGGAAGGCCCGGCGCAGGAGAGGAAAAAACAGGCAAGCGTAACGATGCCGGTGATCAGAAGGATTCTGAGCGAGGAACGCATATCAGCTCCGTTTTTGTCTGTTCGTTACCTGGGGCTATGAACGCGTTGTGGTCAAGCGAAGAAAATCCATACCGGTCGCTGCGCTATTGCAGTTCATAGCGAAAAGTGATGATGCCGGTTACGTTCTTTTGTTCTGCCGAGGCCGGCAGGGCATTAAACCGCCACTGCCGCAAGGCATCCAGGGTGATCTTTTCCAGAGTCGGATCTCCTTTGCGCATGGGGATCATCAACCCGATGCGGCCATCGGCGAGCAGCGTAAAGCGGATTTTGAGCACCTCTTCTTTCTGCAGGCCGCTGGGATACTCGGGGATCACCTGATGCAGAATGGTCCGTTGCGCCGCATCGCCTTCGATGGCAAAAGGCTGGCCGCCGCCCACCGGCGCACTTTCGGCGCCGTCGGTCCGGTTGCCGTTGGTGGCGCTGAGGCCCGGCTCGCGGTCATAGACGCTGGTCGCGCTGGAGGAGGTGGTGGAGGACAAACCCGATTGGCCGGCTGCCGGCGCGGCGTCCAGTTTGGCGCTGGGATCTACGCCGGTCATTTCCGGCGTGAGTTTGCCTTCAGCCCGGCTGCTGAGCTGCGGTTCTTCCTCTTCCAGCATGCGCCGTTTCGGCGGCACGACCGGATGGGTGGCCGGCTGGCTGATTTTGGCGCTCGGCTGTGCCGTAATCCGGGTGGGTGGAGCAGGCTGCCGGACCAGCGGTTTATCCAGGCGAACAGCCTCAGGCGGCCGAGAGGAGGCGGAGGGCCGCTGTTCCTGCACTGCCATGGGCTGCGGAGCCCCTAAGGCGCCGCCGGAGAGACTCACTTCGACGAACTCGGCCGGCTTGAAATTGAATCCGATCTGCCAGAACAGCGCCAACAAAAAGAACAGCAAATGCAATCCTACAGAGATCAGGAACGGTCGCCGCTGCTCATCATATAAAAATTGATAGCCCGTCATATCCGTCCTCTACAATCCTTTTTCCGTGGCGATAAGAAATTTCTCCGCGCCGGCCAGTTTAGCGGTGTCGATCACCCGGATGGTGGCCTCTAGAGAGATATCCTTATCCGCACGGATGACTACGGTTTTCTCCGGCGTTGCCTGCAGCATCGGCCGCAGTCGACTGCTGAGGTCGGCCAGACCCACCGGTTGATCGAACAGATAGAGCTGTTCGTTTCTGGTCATACTGATATAGATTTTGTCGCTCTCCTCCTGAACGCCGGACGCCGCTTTGGGCAATTTAACTTTGATGCCCGGCTGCATCACATAGGTGGAGGTCAGCAAAAAATAAATCAGCAGCAGCAGCACGATGTCCGAAAGACTGATGGCCATGAAGCCGATGATGCGTTTATTTCTTCTTTCAAAGTTCAACGCCGGCCTCCTTGTCCAACATGACGTCCAGCAGCT
The nucleotide sequence above comes from bacterium. Encoded proteins:
- a CDS encoding YfcE family phosphodiesterase, translating into MKVTGITDVHGDVKNIDRVFDHCGEVDCTLISGDLTHFGHAEQARAVIDKVRSRCPQVFAVSGNCDHPDVEVYLVEEGISVHQSYHLLPDFALAGMGKALPGPVPTPNEADDAEFAQGLERAVHLLATDLPLLLLIHQPPFHTLNDRILFGKHVGSQSIRRFIEMRQPELVFCGHIHEGRGIDTIGSSRIINPGPLAKGHYSYAEPDESGWKVEIRTL
- a CDS encoding biopolymer transporter ExbD, with the translated sequence MNFERRNKRIIGFMAISLSDIVLLLLIYFLLTSTYVMQPGIKVKLPKAASGVQEESDKIYISMTRNEQLYLFDQPVGLADLSSRLRPMLQATPEKTVVIRADKDISLEATIRVIDTAKLAGAEKFLIATEKGL